One Channa argus isolate prfri chromosome 15, Channa argus male v1.0, whole genome shotgun sequence DNA segment encodes these proteins:
- the LOC137099955 gene encoding uncharacterized protein isoform X1, protein MTTCDFVRDKLTEWDLCELIQRFEDEDIDKETFLRLEESGSINILIPTIGPRVKFRKRLREYLQWNSMKTCDFVRGKLTEWDLCEVIQKFEDEDIDKETFLHLEESGSINILIPKIGPRVKFKKRLREYLQAQRIRQADIAEMDIDTNPVQEDSPEAEPTLFPWPPFSWECTPTSDIDSGSEMTEELIYPGATVTRGQGMLGVILFILRHCLTAAGTSDLMALLNYLIPNLAPALKYLSDKVPGLSIVFYCEHCQKYIGKNPDDGSCFHCQAEFNKASNMQSGHFFLSASLKDLLKDTLKNPSTKLLSKTVNYGPDIKDVMDGRMYQNLLRQGTLAADDLTLSLNCDGVPVFNSATYSIWPLQFTINELPYMQRKENVIVAGLWFGPEKPNMNTFLKPFVDECCDLACHPFQWRDSSGSLHSSKVFVLVCSSDAVARPLLRNCKQFNGEYGCDWCLHPGTMVRKGNGFMRCYQYDETKQIPRSNEMFRENAEQAQILSTPKNGVKGLSLLCMLPLFDIALGFVPEYMHSVLLGVSKQVMSLWMDPVNCMKPWYVGHKISEMDSCLLQLKPPSEITRPPRSLKCWEQWKAWEWQAFLLLYAIRVLPGIMNPVFLEHYFYLSFSIHILLQESLIQQDIELAHLYLVRFVKDMEVHYGKENVSFNCHQLIHLTESVQNWGPLWATSAFSFERNNGNLRSLLGNIKNNSQHIYQKLLDWQHIPRHFSSSVFNRHSDFNELLAKLSPVNDGSVPNRPFGKSWHLDLTESMKQVIEERLNRPLLVRSLEAFESFINGDVVYHSKKTDKTDCVVKLKSGCCGEIQMILLFRENCVCTSNCSCQAIPVIVFQLYNIQPGTMFCDVNLNSTFKRVERTDQHKAFFFSDIRCKCMSMDGCLVSLPNTYERY, encoded by the exons ATGACGACGTGTGACTTTGTCCGGGATAAATTAACTGAATGGGATCTTTGTGAGCTGATTCAAAGATTTGAAG atgAAGACATTGACAAGGAAACTTTCCTACGTCTTGAGGAGTCAGGAAGCATCAATATCTTAATTCCTACAATTGGACCAAGAGTGAAATTCAGAAAGAGACTCAGAGAATACTTACAG TGGAACTCCATGAAGACGTGTGACTTTGTCCGGGGTAAATTAACTGAATGGGATCTTTGTGAGGTGATTCAAAAATTTGAAG atgAAGACATTGACAAAGAAACTTTCCTACATCTTGAGGAGTCAGGAAGCATCAATATCTTAATTCCTAAAATTGGACCAagagtgaaatttaaaaagagacTCAGAGAATACTTACAG GCCCAGAGAATAAGGCAGGCTGACATCGCTGAAATGGACATTGACACAAATCCAGTGCAAGAGGACAGCCCTGAAGCG GAACCAACACTTTTTCCTTGGCCACCATTCTCATGGGAGTGTACACCAACATCTGACATAGACAGTGGCAGTGAGATG aCAGAGGAACTAATTTATCCTGGTGCAACGGTAACTCGAGGACAAGGCATGCTGGGTGTTATACTCTTCATTTTGCGTCACTGTCTAACTGCCGCTGGAACGAGTGACTTAATGGCCCTACTGAATTATCTCATCCCTAACCTGGCCCCTGCATTGAAGTATCTGTCTGATAAGGTTCCTGGCTTATctattgtgttttactgtgagCACTGTCAAAAGTACATAGGAAAAAATCCTGACGATGGTTCCTGTTTTCATTGTCAAGCAGAGTTCAACAAAGCAAGTAATATGCAAAGTGGACACTTCTTTTTATCTGCATCTCTGAAGGATCTTCTAAAAGACACCCTTAAGAACCCCAGCACAAAGTTGCTATCCAAAACAGTCAACTATGGACCTGATATTAAAGATGTAATGGATGGCAGGATGTACCAGAATTTGCTAAGACAGGGTACATTGGCTGCAGATGACCTAACGCTGTCACTGAATTGTGATGGTGTACCAGTTTTTAACTCAGCCACATACTCTATTTGGCCCCTTCAGTTTACTATCAATGAACTTCCTTACAtgcaaagaaaggaaaatgtgaTAGTTGCAGGACTTTGGTTTGGCCCAGAAAAACCTAACATGAACACATTTCTCAAGCCATTTGTAGATGAATGCTGTGATTTAGCCTGTCATCCATTTCAGTGGAGAGACAGCAGTGGCTCACTTCACTCCTCCAAagtctttgttttggtttgttccTCTGATGCTGTTGCACGGCCACTCCTCAGGAATTGCAAACAATTCAATGGGGAATATGGTTGCGACTGGTGTTTACACCCTGGCACCATGGTCAGAAAGGGCAATGGATTTATGAGATGCTATCAATATGATGAAACAAAGCAAATACCAAGgtcaaatgaaatgtttagGGAAAATGCAGAACAGGCTCAAATATTATCCACCCCCAAAAATGGAGTAAAAGGGTTATCCTTGCTTTGCATGCTTCCCTTGTTTGACATTGCTTTGGGGTTTGTACCTGAGTACATGCACTCAGTTCTACTTGGTGTGTCCAAACAAGTGATGTCTCTGTGGATGGATCCAGTCAACTGTATGAAACCTTGGTATGTAGGTCACAAGATTTCAGAAATGGACTCCTGTCTTCTCCAGCTGAAGCCACCATCAGAAATAACCAGACCTCCACGGTCATTAAAGTGTTGGGAGCAGTGGAAGGCATGGGAGTGGCAAGCATTCCTTTTATTGTATGCTATTAGAGTCCTGCCAGGTATCATGAATCCTGTGTTCCTGGAACATTACTTTTACTTGTCATTTAGCATTCACATTCTTCTACAAGAATCACTAATCCAACAGGACATTGAGCTAGCCCATTTATATCTAGTACGCTTTGTGAAAGACATGGAAGTACATTATggtaaagaaaatgtgtctttcAACTGTCATCAGTTAATCCACTTAACTGAAAGTGTGCAGAACTGGGGGCCACTCTGGGCCACATCAGCCTTCAGTTTTGAGAGAAACAATGGAAACTTAAGATCTCTCCTTGGCAACATAAAGAATAACTCTCAACACATTTACCAGAAGTTACTTGATTGGCAGCACATACCCAGACACTTCAGTTCGTCGGTTTTTAACCGGCATTCAGATTTTAACGAGTTATTAGCCAAGCTCTCACCAGTAAATGATGGCAGTGTCCCTAACAGGCCCTTTGGAAAATCATGGCATTTAGACCTTACGGAATCCATGAAACAAGTAATAGAGGAACGTCTAAATCGACCTCTTCTCGTAAGGTCATTAGAAGCTTTTGAAAGCTTCATAAATGGAGACGTTGTTTATCATtctaaaaagacagacaaaactgACTGTGTTGTTAAACTCAAAAGTGGCTGCTGTGGAGAAATACAgatgattttactttttagagAAAACTGTGTTTGTACATCCAACTGCTCATGCCAGGCCATCCCAGTTATTGTATTCCAACTGTACAACATCCAGCCTGGTACAATGTTCTGTGACGTAAATCTGAATAGTACTTTTAAAAGAGTTGAAAGAACAGATCAACATAAAGcttttttcttcagtgacaTCAGGTGTAAATGTATGTCTATGGATGGCTGTCTTGTGTCTCTACCAAACACTTATGAAAGATATTAG
- the LOC137099955 gene encoding uncharacterized protein isoform X3 — MTTCDFVRDKLTEWDLCELIQRFEDEDIDKETFLRLEESGSINILIPTIGPRVKFRKRLREYLQWNSMKTCDFVRGKLTEWDLCEVIQKFEDEDIDKETFLHLEESGSINILIPKIGPRVKFKKRLREYLQAQRIRQADIAEMDIDTNPVQEDSPEAEPTLFPWPPFSWECTPTSDIDSGSEMLPFCTELPVLLQQC, encoded by the exons ATGACGACGTGTGACTTTGTCCGGGATAAATTAACTGAATGGGATCTTTGTGAGCTGATTCAAAGATTTGAAG atgAAGACATTGACAAGGAAACTTTCCTACGTCTTGAGGAGTCAGGAAGCATCAATATCTTAATTCCTACAATTGGACCAAGAGTGAAATTCAGAAAGAGACTCAGAGAATACTTACAG TGGAACTCCATGAAGACGTGTGACTTTGTCCGGGGTAAATTAACTGAATGGGATCTTTGTGAGGTGATTCAAAAATTTGAAG atgAAGACATTGACAAAGAAACTTTCCTACATCTTGAGGAGTCAGGAAGCATCAATATCTTAATTCCTAAAATTGGACCAagagtgaaatttaaaaagagacTCAGAGAATACTTACAG GCCCAGAGAATAAGGCAGGCTGACATCGCTGAAATGGACATTGACACAAATCCAGTGCAAGAGGACAGCCCTGAAGCG GAACCAACACTTTTTCCTTGGCCACCATTCTCATGGGAGTGTACACCAACATCTGACATAGACAGTGGCAGTGAGATG CTTCCTTTCTGCACGGAGCTCCCTGTTCTGCTGCAGCAATGCTAA
- the LOC137099955 gene encoding uncharacterized protein isoform X2 translates to MKTCDFVRGKLTEWDLCEVIQKFEDEDIDKETFLHLEESGSINILIPKIGPRVKFKKRLREYLQAQRIRQADIAEMDIDTNPVQEDSPEAEPTLFPWPPFSWECTPTSDIDSGSEMTEELIYPGATVTRGQGMLGVILFILRHCLTAAGTSDLMALLNYLIPNLAPALKYLSDKVPGLSIVFYCEHCQKYIGKNPDDGSCFHCQAEFNKASNMQSGHFFLSASLKDLLKDTLKNPSTKLLSKTVNYGPDIKDVMDGRMYQNLLRQGTLAADDLTLSLNCDGVPVFNSATYSIWPLQFTINELPYMQRKENVIVAGLWFGPEKPNMNTFLKPFVDECCDLACHPFQWRDSSGSLHSSKVFVLVCSSDAVARPLLRNCKQFNGEYGCDWCLHPGTMVRKGNGFMRCYQYDETKQIPRSNEMFRENAEQAQILSTPKNGVKGLSLLCMLPLFDIALGFVPEYMHSVLLGVSKQVMSLWMDPVNCMKPWYVGHKISEMDSCLLQLKPPSEITRPPRSLKCWEQWKAWEWQAFLLLYAIRVLPGIMNPVFLEHYFYLSFSIHILLQESLIQQDIELAHLYLVRFVKDMEVHYGKENVSFNCHQLIHLTESVQNWGPLWATSAFSFERNNGNLRSLLGNIKNNSQHIYQKLLDWQHIPRHFSSSVFNRHSDFNELLAKLSPVNDGSVPNRPFGKSWHLDLTESMKQVIEERLNRPLLVRSLEAFESFINGDVVYHSKKTDKTDCVVKLKSGCCGEIQMILLFRENCVCTSNCSCQAIPVIVFQLYNIQPGTMFCDVNLNSTFKRVERTDQHKAFFFSDIRCKCMSMDGCLVSLPNTYERY, encoded by the exons ATGAAGACGTGTGACTTTGTCCGGGGTAAATTAACTGAATGGGATCTTTGTGAGGTGATTCAAAAATTTGAAG atgAAGACATTGACAAAGAAACTTTCCTACATCTTGAGGAGTCAGGAAGCATCAATATCTTAATTCCTAAAATTGGACCAagagtgaaatttaaaaagagacTCAGAGAATACTTACAG GCCCAGAGAATAAGGCAGGCTGACATCGCTGAAATGGACATTGACACAAATCCAGTGCAAGAGGACAGCCCTGAAGCG GAACCAACACTTTTTCCTTGGCCACCATTCTCATGGGAGTGTACACCAACATCTGACATAGACAGTGGCAGTGAGATG aCAGAGGAACTAATTTATCCTGGTGCAACGGTAACTCGAGGACAAGGCATGCTGGGTGTTATACTCTTCATTTTGCGTCACTGTCTAACTGCCGCTGGAACGAGTGACTTAATGGCCCTACTGAATTATCTCATCCCTAACCTGGCCCCTGCATTGAAGTATCTGTCTGATAAGGTTCCTGGCTTATctattgtgttttactgtgagCACTGTCAAAAGTACATAGGAAAAAATCCTGACGATGGTTCCTGTTTTCATTGTCAAGCAGAGTTCAACAAAGCAAGTAATATGCAAAGTGGACACTTCTTTTTATCTGCATCTCTGAAGGATCTTCTAAAAGACACCCTTAAGAACCCCAGCACAAAGTTGCTATCCAAAACAGTCAACTATGGACCTGATATTAAAGATGTAATGGATGGCAGGATGTACCAGAATTTGCTAAGACAGGGTACATTGGCTGCAGATGACCTAACGCTGTCACTGAATTGTGATGGTGTACCAGTTTTTAACTCAGCCACATACTCTATTTGGCCCCTTCAGTTTACTATCAATGAACTTCCTTACAtgcaaagaaaggaaaatgtgaTAGTTGCAGGACTTTGGTTTGGCCCAGAAAAACCTAACATGAACACATTTCTCAAGCCATTTGTAGATGAATGCTGTGATTTAGCCTGTCATCCATTTCAGTGGAGAGACAGCAGTGGCTCACTTCACTCCTCCAAagtctttgttttggtttgttccTCTGATGCTGTTGCACGGCCACTCCTCAGGAATTGCAAACAATTCAATGGGGAATATGGTTGCGACTGGTGTTTACACCCTGGCACCATGGTCAGAAAGGGCAATGGATTTATGAGATGCTATCAATATGATGAAACAAAGCAAATACCAAGgtcaaatgaaatgtttagGGAAAATGCAGAACAGGCTCAAATATTATCCACCCCCAAAAATGGAGTAAAAGGGTTATCCTTGCTTTGCATGCTTCCCTTGTTTGACATTGCTTTGGGGTTTGTACCTGAGTACATGCACTCAGTTCTACTTGGTGTGTCCAAACAAGTGATGTCTCTGTGGATGGATCCAGTCAACTGTATGAAACCTTGGTATGTAGGTCACAAGATTTCAGAAATGGACTCCTGTCTTCTCCAGCTGAAGCCACCATCAGAAATAACCAGACCTCCACGGTCATTAAAGTGTTGGGAGCAGTGGAAGGCATGGGAGTGGCAAGCATTCCTTTTATTGTATGCTATTAGAGTCCTGCCAGGTATCATGAATCCTGTGTTCCTGGAACATTACTTTTACTTGTCATTTAGCATTCACATTCTTCTACAAGAATCACTAATCCAACAGGACATTGAGCTAGCCCATTTATATCTAGTACGCTTTGTGAAAGACATGGAAGTACATTATggtaaagaaaatgtgtctttcAACTGTCATCAGTTAATCCACTTAACTGAAAGTGTGCAGAACTGGGGGCCACTCTGGGCCACATCAGCCTTCAGTTTTGAGAGAAACAATGGAAACTTAAGATCTCTCCTTGGCAACATAAAGAATAACTCTCAACACATTTACCAGAAGTTACTTGATTGGCAGCACATACCCAGACACTTCAGTTCGTCGGTTTTTAACCGGCATTCAGATTTTAACGAGTTATTAGCCAAGCTCTCACCAGTAAATGATGGCAGTGTCCCTAACAGGCCCTTTGGAAAATCATGGCATTTAGACCTTACGGAATCCATGAAACAAGTAATAGAGGAACGTCTAAATCGACCTCTTCTCGTAAGGTCATTAGAAGCTTTTGAAAGCTTCATAAATGGAGACGTTGTTTATCATtctaaaaagacagacaaaactgACTGTGTTGTTAAACTCAAAAGTGGCTGCTGTGGAGAAATACAgatgattttactttttagagAAAACTGTGTTTGTACATCCAACTGCTCATGCCAGGCCATCCCAGTTATTGTATTCCAACTGTACAACATCCAGCCTGGTACAATGTTCTGTGACGTAAATCTGAATAGTACTTTTAAAAGAGTTGAAAGAACAGATCAACATAAAGcttttttcttcagtgacaTCAGGTGTAAATGTATGTCTATGGATGGCTGTCTTGTGTCTCTACCAAACACTTATGAAAGATATTAG